The sequence TGGATGACCTGGTAGTAGTGCAGCTGGCTGATCGTGTTGGCGAGGTACGCGATTTGCGCAATTCGCCGGAGCATCTCGTCATCGGTCAGGTTCGTCTTGAAAACGCGGTCGAGCGCGCAGCCCTTGATGAATTCCATCTTCAGGTACGGGTGCCTTCCCGCGATGCCGCCACCGAGGCTCTGCACGACGCCCTCGATATTGGTGGCGCGTATCAGGTTGTTGATGCGGATTTCGTCTTGGAAGGCGCTCAGCAGCATATTGAGCCTGTGCAGCCGGTTCTTGCCCGGAGCTGCCCAGTACTTGCAGATCTTGACTACGATTTCGCGTTCCCCGTAGTGCTGGTTGTCACCCGGGTGTTGTATCCAGATGTTCGCCCTGTAGAGGTTGTTCGTCCCTTCGAGGGTGAGCGGTTCCAGCAGCTCGATTTTTTCCATTGCCCCGCTGTGCAAAAATTCGGGGTTCTGGTCGAACCAGCGCTGGTATTCTTCTTTCGTGTACAGCGGACGCAGCGCGAGGTCGCGCGAAATGCGGTCCAGGGATTCTGCAAGTAGGTTTCTAAGCATCATTCATACTTTGTTTGTTGAACGGCTCAAAAATAAAAATATGCAGCTATTTGCGGTACCATTCGAGGGCGGTTGATTCACTATCCTGCTTTTCCAGGACATCGGTAATAAAATCGAAAGCTTCATCTACGGTGTCGCAGAACTTGAACAGCTTCAGGTCTTCCTTGTTGATCATTCCGGTCTCGGCGAAGAACTCCCAGTTGAGCGCCTTCTTCCAGAACTTGGAATCGAAAACAACGACGGGCAGTTTCTGGGCGTACTTGTCGGTCTGGATGAGCGTGAGCATCTCGAACATTTCGTCGAGAGTGCCGAAGCCGCCGGGGAACACCACGAGCGCGCGAGCCTTCTTCAGGAACCAGTACTTGCGGATGAAGAAGTAGCGGAACTGCAGGTTGAGCGCGTCGTCCAGGTAGGGATTCGGGTGCTGTTCGAACGGGAGCTTGATGTTGAGGCCGATGGAGGGCGTGCCCACGTCGGTCGCACCGCGGTTGCCCGCTTCCATGATGCCCGGTCCGCCGCCGGTCATGATGGCATAGCCTTCGTGGCGCTTGTTGGCCCACTTGCCGAGTTTCTGCCCGAGTTCACGTGCCGCGTTGTACGATTCGGCGACCTTCTCGAGTCTTGCGAGACGGGCGAGTTCTTTTTTGTCCTTGCAGCCCTTGCGGCGCTTCTTGATTTCGTCGGGAGGCAGGGTGCGGGCCGAACCGAAGAAAACGATGGTGTTGTCTATATCTTCCTGGTCGAACACTTGCTGTGGCGCAAAAAATTCAGAAAGGATGCGGAGCGGACGGCCAGCGTCGCTTTCCATGAATTCTTCGTTCAGGTATGCCATTTTGCCGGGGGCCGGATGAAGTTGCTTTTTCTTAGTCATGAGATCAATTCCTTGTGAGATAAATTCCTTGTGTTTCCTATAATATATGTTGCAAAATGCGAAATTGAGAAAAATTTTTCAAAAAACGCTTTTTTTGACCGAAAAAACTTTATATTTATCTTATGCTAGTAAAAATTTGGACAGACAGCTTTATCATTACAGGCGAAATCGACACGCTCCGTGACGAACGCCTTACCGACTATATCCGCGAAAACAAGGACTTTATCGCCGTGACGCAGGTGAAAGTGAGCGACAGG comes from Fibrobacter sp. and encodes:
- a CDS encoding TIGR00730 family Rossman fold protein codes for the protein MTKKKQLHPAPGKMAYLNEEFMESDAGRPLRILSEFFAPQQVFDQEDIDNTIVFFGSARTLPPDEIKKRRKGCKDKKELARLARLEKVAESYNAARELGQKLGKWANKRHEGYAIMTGGGPGIMEAGNRGATDVGTPSIGLNIKLPFEQHPNPYLDDALNLQFRYFFIRKYWFLKKARALVVFPGGFGTLDEMFEMLTLIQTDKYAQKLPVVVFDSKFWKKALNWEFFAETGMINKEDLKLFKFCDTVDEAFDFITDVLEKQDSESTALEWYRK
- a CDS encoding protein kinase; this translates as MMLRNLLAESLDRISRDLALRPLYTKEEYQRWFDQNPEFLHSGAMEKIELLEPLTLEGTNNLYRANIWIQHPGDNQHYGEREIVVKICKYWAAPGKNRLHRLNMLLSAFQDEIRINNLIRATNIEGVVQSLGGGIAGRHPYLKMEFIKGCALDRVFKTNLTDDEMLRRIAQIAYLANTISQLHYYQVIHKDLKPKNLLLCQNPSHRNNHKILICDFGYAQAKLRETVNEYGGQLTPCYSAPEQAIMGENLSSSVDYFSFGIIVHEFLTGYKLFPKAMDIFIEDGHKITDRYLEYLKTGRENRFNDSRFPELAQWIDRLTIFDSFERMQNCPNLFDIAHKLRERVNAQGYRDVNTDFLWNQLGEYGKR